Proteins found in one Pseudopipra pipra isolate bDixPip1 chromosome 19, bDixPip1.hap1, whole genome shotgun sequence genomic segment:
- the COG1 gene encoding conserved oligomeric Golgi complex subunit 1 isoform X4, translated as MAAAAPPPGPAEPGAMVAMTARGAEAEALFETHTAAELRAVERRLRAGIEQKREELQQMVGERYRDLIEAADTIAEMRRSAERLLGAVRGLQRGGSARPEPPATVRPPAQCGFYGAAAQLKLLLEVPEQVWGAVEGGRYLPAARLHLLGAHLRRQLQLDAPRARSSPILARFPILLRQVAAASHLRSTILQESKALLRSRAVSDQAVAEALCAIMLLEDSSPRQALADFLLARKMAIQQLLNQPHHGAGIKAQVCSLMELLTTTLYQAHALFYTVPEGMSPDPALPCGLLFSTLESTTGQHPAGRGGVLEEDLKLSSWFKYLPESVVEFQPALRTLAHPISQEHLRETLQQWISMCSDDIRAGVSSLLVYVRSMKGLAGIRDAVWELLSSESGSHSWEAVCRRLLDRPVSLWEDLLQQLFLDRLQTLTKEGFDSISSSSKQLLTLALQELEVKPGSSALSKQIQLEHNVALFLWSEGPGDLPADAAWVSVGQRGPFARSGLAMKAQALTPCVQSFCSALDSKLKARLDDLLSYLPAEPSVPKEPAVQPRSAFDRFADAGTVRGLLRDQCIACVQHVLGCVREELQSAQGLLRGQVGPPGDARLNAVLFMARLCQSLPELCPHLQRCVLGQEGSTDTAPKETRSNKKLGKGKAQEVTPEQAKWQGLKAELLQQSLVAYQIWSSAVTKSLVQCFTHTLLLDTAGSVLATATNWDEIEIQEETESGSSVTSKIRLPVQPSWHVQCLLFSLCQEVNRVGGHTLPKVTLQELLRTCMAEVLAAYQKLMEQKQEKPSLCQGRAPLLPVLFQKVDTFPLTQTRALQLLYDLRYLSIILTAKGEEGKPSRIKQDSGIEVVIDFLEGHIDPFDLDVFTPHLNSNLNRLVQRTSVLFGLLTGTENQYTSRSGALSSQELHNILPLASSQIRFGLLPLSMSSSRKSKSTARSTERVQWDAAL; from the exons atggcggcggcggcgcccccgccgggcccggccgAGCCCGGGGCGATGGTGGCGATGACGGCGCGGGGCGCCGAGGCCGAGGCGCTGTTCGAGACCCACACGGCGGCCGAGCTGCGGGCGGtggagcggcggctgcgcgcCGGCATCGAGCAGAAgcgggaggagctgcagcagatgGTGGGCGAGCGCTACCGCGACCTCATCGAGGCGGCCGACACCATCGCCGAGATGCGGCGCAGCGCCGAGCGCCTGCTGGGCGCCGTGCGGGGGCTGCAGCGGGgcggctcggcccggcccgaGCCCCCAGCCACG GTTCGCCCCCCGGCCCAGTGCGGGTTCTATGGGGCGGCGGctcagctgaagctgctgctggaggtgccggaGCAGGTCTGGGGGGCGGTGGAGGGGGGTCGGTACCTCCCGGCCGCCCGGCTCCACCTGCTGGGTGCCCACCTGCGccggcagctccagctggacGCCCCCCGCGCCCGGAGCAGCCCCATCCTCGCCCGGTTCCCCATCCTGCTGCGCCAGGTGGCCGCCGCCAGCCACCTCAg ATCCACCATCCTGCAGGAGAGCAAGGCCCTGCTGCGGTCGCGGGCGGTGTCGGACCAGGCGGTGGCCGAGGCCCTGTGTGCCATCATGCTGCTGGAGGACAGCTCCCCACGCCAGGCCCTGGCTGACTTCCTCCTGGCCAGGAAAATGGCCATCCAGCAGCTGCTCAACCAGCCACACCACG GGGCAGGTATCAAGGCTCAGGTGTGTTCCCTGATGGAGCTGCTCACCACCACCCTGTACCAGGCTCACGCTCTGTTCTACACCGTGCCTGAGGGGATGTCCCCggacccagccctgccctgtgggTTGCTCTTCTCCACCCTGGAGAGCACCACAGGCCAGCACCCTGCGG GGAGAGGGGGGGTCCTGGAGGAGGACTTGAAGCTGAGCAGCTGGTTCAAGTACCTGCCGGAGTCTGTGGTGGAATTCCAGCCGGCCCTGCGGACCCTGGCACACCCCATCAGCCAGGAGCACCTCAGGGAGACCCTGCAGCAATGGATCAGCAT GTGCAGTGATGACATCAGGGCCGGGGTCAGCAGCCTGCTGGTGTACGTGAGGAGCATGAAGGGGCTGGCAGGGATCCGGGATGCCGTGtgggagctgctctccagcGAGTcgggcagccacagctgggagGCCGTGTGCCGGCGGCTCCTGGACAGGCCCGTGTCCCTCTGGGAggacctgctgcagcagctcttcctggacaggctgcag ACTCTGACCAAAGAAGGGTTCGACTccatctccagcagctccaagcagCTGCTCACTTTAGCCTTGCAGGAACTGGAAGTCAAACcgggcagctctgccctgagcaagcagatccagctgGAGCACAACGTGGCTCTGTTCCTGTGGTCGGAGGGCCCCGGGGACCTGCCGGCGGACGCGGCGTGGGTGAGCGTGGGGCAGCGCGGGCCCTTCGCCCGCAGCGGGCTGGCCATGAAGGCGCAGGCGCTCACGCCGTGCGTGCAGAGCTTCTGCTCGGCCCTGGACTCCAAGctgaaggccaggctggatgacCTCCTGTCCTACCTCCCCGCGGAGCCCTCAGTGCCCAAGGAGCCGGCGGTGCAGCCGCGCTCCGCCTTCGACCGCTTCGCCGATGCCGGCACCGTGCGGGGGCTGCTGCGCGACCAGTGCATCGCCTGCGTCCAGCACGTGCTGGGCTGCGTCAGGGAGGAGCTCcagagtgcccagggcctgCTGAGGGGCCAGGTGGGCCCCCCTGGCGATGCCCGGCTCAACGCCGTCCTGTTCatggccaggctgtgccagtcCCTGCCCGAGCTGTGCCCTCACCTGCAGCGCTGTGTGCTGGGCCAGGAGGGCAGCACGGACACGGCGCCCAAGGAAACGCGCTCCAACAagaagctggggaaggggaaggccCAGGAAGTGACCCCCGAGCAGGCCAagtggcagggcctgaaggcagagctcctgcagcagagcctggtggcTTATCAGATCTGGAGCTCGGCTGTCACCAAA AGTCTGGTTCAGTGCTTCACCCACACGCTGCTGCTGGACACGGCTGGTTCTGTCCTGGCCACAGCCACCAACTGGGATGAAATTGAAATCCAGGAGGAAACGGAGTCTGGGAGCAGCGTAACGTCAAAGATCCGGCTGCCTGTGCAG ccctcctggcatGTCCAGTGCCTCCTGTtcagcctgtgccaggaggtGAACCGGGTGGGTGGCCACACTCTTCCCAAGGTGaccctgcaggagctgctgaggacCTGCATGGCAGAGGTGCTCGCTGCCTACCAAAAGCTCATGGAACAGAAGCAGGAGAAG CCCtctctgtgccagggaagaGCCCCATTGCTGCCTGTCCTGTTTCAGAAGGTGGACACCTTCCCCCTGACCCAGACCAGAGCTCTGCAGTTGCTCTATGACCTGCGGTACCTCAGCATCATCCTGACGGCCAAGGGCGAGGAGGGGAAACCCAGCAGGATCAAGCAGGACTCTGG GATCGAGGTGGTGATCGACTTCCTGGAGGGACACATCGATCCCTTCGACTTGGACGTTTTCACTCCACACCTGAACAGCAACTTGAACCGCCTGGTCCAGAGAACCTCC gTTCTCTTTGGCTTGCTGACGGGGACAGAGAACCAGTACACGAGCCGGAGTGGGGCACTGAgctcccaggagctgcacaACATCCTGCCCTTGGCATCCAGCCAGATCAG GTTTGGACTCCTGCCGCTGAGTATGTCGAGCTCACGGAAGAGCAAGTCCACTGCCAGGAGCACAGAGCGAGTCCAG TGGGACGCTGCCCTCTAA